The Candidatus Woesearchaeota archaeon DNA window CCCTCTGTCATGCCAGACAATCCAAGAGATGATGCCTCAAAGGATCCGGGTGATCCAGGAGGAACATCGGCTTCTGGGACAGGCCCGTCGTGATATAAGACAATCACCCTTATCATGCCATCCCTGATCTGGCAGATCTCTCCTGCATCATCTGCTGCTCCAAAATTGTCTTCCTGGCCCCCCTCAAGAGTGACCATGCCGATGAGGCCAGGCCCGTAGAGGAATATGGCTGTTGCCAGGGACAGGATAAGAAATGCGGAAACAACAGTCGGAATCATTTCTTTTCTCATCTTGCATAACCCCTGTACTGCTCTGCCAGAGCCTTGCTCTTTATCACATTTATCCAGGGCTCTTCTTCATCTGCATCATCTGCCAGCTGTATCACATGATCATCTGCGACGAGAGTGGTGCATGGAAGAGAGCGATCTGACCTGACAATCCTCCTCATACTGAAAAGCGGGAGATGGGATTCATCCTTCAGGAAGATCAGGAAGCTCCTGCTCCTGAGACTGCCAAGGAAAGAGATGATGCCTTCCTGGCCTTTGATGATCGCAGATGATACAGGATCCTGCTGATACCCTGATTCAAGCTTCGGGATGATCCTTTTCAGCTGTCGCTCCCTTGTCTCCAATTCCAGCTTCTGCGCTTTCAGAAGACTGAACAGGTTCCTGGGGTCTGAAGCCTGGAAATACCTTGTCCGCCTCTTTGTGAATTCAGAGACAAGGTCCTTTCTCATGAGCCTCTCGAGAATCTCATAGACCTTGGATGAGGATATGCCTGCCCTGTCTATTATAGGCCCGGTTGTTGTGGGGCCAAGTTCCAGCAGGGCCAGATAGATCCTTGCCTCCCCGTTTGTGAGGCCTATGCCTGCCAGCTGACTGATCATCAATGCTGACAGTATGCCCTGGTTTATAAATATTGCTCCTCACTAAGGGGGGGAGTATATATCAGAGGCATAGACTGAACAGGCCATGACTGAAATCAAAAGAAAAAATCACGCTAAAAACCCAGATCCGGTTCTTAGCATCATGAAATCCGCTGAGATTACGAATTTCAGGACATAGAACCAATTGCTTTCTGCATCACAGGGACCACTTTCTCAGCCTCTTCCTTGGTCATCCTGCCGAGCTTGCTGAATCTCCACTCACCATTTGATGGCTGAAGATTCTCCCTTGAGACCTGAAGCTTAGGCGCCCCGTCATTATAAGAGAAAACACTGACCCTCAATTTTGTGGTCTCAAACTCTATTGTCTCGCCGAACAATTCCTTGTCAAGATTCTTGTCAAATGCCATTATCAAAACCTCCTAAAATCATATCTTCCTAACTCCCTAAAAGATGAACTCGCTGAGCCCTTTTTAAATATTTTGGTGGCCTCAGTCTTCAGCCATGATATAAGCGAACATCAATGGGGCCACAATCGTGGCATCAGACTCAATGACAAACTTTGGAGTGTCAATGGCCAGTTTCTCCCAAGTGATCTTCTCATTGGGGATAGCACCGCTATAAGATCCATAAGATGTTGTAGAGTCTGATATCTGGCAGAAATAGCTCCATAATGGGACTTCAGTCTCCATGTCCTGCCTGATAAGCGGCACAACACATATGGGAAAGTCTCCAGCAATGCCGCCTCCGATCTGGAAGAAACCGATCCTCTTATCCTTTGTGTTTTCGGTGTACCAGTCAATAAGCCATGACATTGTCTCAGGGCCTGATTTCACTGTGTCGATCCGCTTTATGACGCCGCGCTTGACAGCAGCCACAAACATATTCCCTGTGGTGCAGTCCTCCCAGCCCGGCACAAATATCGGGAGATCCTTCTCGCATGCAGCTATCACCCATGAATCCTTCGGGTCAATCTGATAAGATCCCTCCAATACTCCAGACTTGATAAGCTGGTAGATGAACTCATAAGGGAAATACCTCCTGCCCTCCTGCTCTGCCTTCTTCCAGACGACATGGAGCTGCTTCTCAATCCTCCTCATGGCCTCCTCTTCAGGGATGCAGGTGTCTGTCACCCTGTTCATGTGCCTGTCCAGCAGAGCCTGCTCATCATCAGGAGACAGGTCACGATAATGCGGGACACGCTCATAGAAATCATGCGCCACAAGATTGAAGATATCCTCCTCAAGATTCGCTGCAGTGCAGGTTATCGCATGGACCTTGCCCTGCCTTATCATCTCAGCAAGTGTCTTGCCAAGCTCAGCAGTGCTCATTGCTCCAGCCATGGTGATCATCATCAGATTACCTTTCTTCAGCTGAGCAATGTACCCTTCAGCAGCATCCTTGACAACAGCTGCATTGAAATGAAGAAAATTTTCCTGTATGAACCTCTTTATTGTCCTGAAATCCCCCATTTTTCCACCCCATGATTTTTCTGGATGCAAAACACAAGCCCAATATAAATCTATCCTTTTATCCTGATATTTATCCCACTCAGGATGCAAGGACATATGCGAAGATAAGCGGTGCAACTATCGTGGCATCTGACTCAATAACGAACTTCGGTGTATCGACACCAAGCTTGCCCCAAGTGATCTTCTCATTCGGGACTGCTCCGCTGTAGGAGCCATAAGATGTTGTGCTGTCAGAAATCTGGCAGAAAAATGACCACAATTGCGCGGGCCTGTTCAGCCTGGGCAGATCATGATTTATCAGCGGCACCACACAGATGGCGAAATCGCCTGCAATCCCCCCACCGATCTGGAAGAATCCGATCCCTGAGTCTTTTGAATTTTCCCAATACCAGTTCACCAGGGCATGCATGTACTCGAGCCCGCTCCTGACAGTGTCAATCTTAGTCATCTTATCATTCATCAGGATCTCTGAAACAAATGAATTGCCGAGAGTGGAATCCTCCCAGCCCGGCACAAAGATGGGCAGATTTTTCTCGCAGGCAGCAATGATCCACGAATCCTTCGGATCAATCTGGAACTTCCCTTCAAGCACTCCGGACCTGATGATATTATAGATGAATTCATGCGGGAACATCCTCTTCCCTGATTTCTCTGCCCTTGACCATTCATCCACAATCTCCCTGTCAATTACCATCATCGCTTCCTCTTCAGGGATGCAAGTGTCTGTGACCCGGTTCATCCCATTCTCAAGGAGCCGGAGTTCATCATCGGGTGTAAGATCCTTATAATCCGGGACCCTTCTATAATGATCATGAGCTACAAGGTTGAACAGATCCTCTTCAAGATTGGCACCAGTGCAGGTTATTGCGTGGACCTTG harbors:
- a CDS encoding helix-turn-helix domain-containing protein → MISQLAGIGLTNGEARIYLALLELGPTTTGPIIDRAGISSSKVYEILERLMRKDLVSEFTKRRTRYFQASDPRNLFSLLKAQKLELETRERQLKRIIPKLESGYQQDPVSSAIIKGQEGIISFLGSLRSRSFLIFLKDESHLPLFSMRRIVRSDRSLPCTTLVADDHVIQLADDADEEEPWINVIKSKALAEQYRGYAR
- a CDS encoding deoxyhypusine synthase family protein, with protein sequence MGDFRTIKRFIQENFLHFNAAVVKDAAEGYIAQLKKGNLMMITMAGAMSTAELGKTLAEMIRQGKVHAITCTAANLEEDIFNLVAHDFYERVPHYRDLSPDDEQALLDRHMNRVTDTCIPEEEAMRRIEKQLHVVWKKAEQEGRRYFPYEFIYQLIKSGVLEGSYQIDPKDSWVIAACEKDLPIFVPGWEDCTTGNMFVAAVKRGVIKRIDTVKSGPETMSWLIDWYTENTKDKRIGFFQIGGGIAGDFPICVVPLIRQDMETEVPLWSYFCQISDSTTSYGSYSGAIPNEKITWEKLAIDTPKFVIESDATIVAPLMFAYIMAED
- a CDS encoding deoxyhypusine synthase family protein codes for the protein MDFENKKADFKVIKSFIDNNFLHFNAAVVKDAAKGYVDQLKKGNKMMITLAGAMSTAELGKTLAEMIRQGKVHAITCTGANLEEDLFNLVAHDHYRRVPDYKDLTPDDELRLLENGMNRVTDTCIPEEEAMMVIDREIVDEWSRAEKSGKRMFPHEFIYNIIRSGVLEGKFQIDPKDSWIIAACEKNLPIFVPGWEDSTLGNSFVSEILMNDKMTKIDTVRSGLEYMHALVNWYWENSKDSGIGFFQIGGGIAGDFAICVVPLINHDLPRLNRPAQLWSFFCQISDSTTSYGSYSGAVPNEKITWGKLGVDTPKFVIESDATIVAPLIFAYVLAS